CATAAAAATAATTATAGAAACAGAAAGCCATAGGGTAAACAAACAGGAAATAGGTATAATAAATCCAGAGGAAGCCCATAGCATAAAAAGTATAACCAACAACAATAAAGTTCTTATATTTCAAATAGATACTAGTTTTTTTAATAAATATTATGATATAGAAAATATGTTTTTTTATACAGATTTTTCAGCACCAGAGGCTCAAAAACATGAAAAGTATGATGTACTAAGAAAATATCTTTCTACATTACTTTGTGAAATAGCTCAAAAAGGTGATAATTACGAAGATGTAGTAGAAGAAAATTTAGTAGATCTTTTATATCATCTTATAAATAATTTTCACTATTTAATATATGATGAAGAGGAATTAAAAGAAAATGAGGTACAGTTTGAAAGATATGATAGAATAATAAAATATATATATTCTAATTATAATAATAAAATAAGTATACAAGATATAGCTCGACTAGAATTTTTAAGCTCTCATTATTTATCTAATGAAATGAAAAATAAAGTAGGATATAGTTTTAATGACTTTGTAAATTTAACTAGAGTAGAAGAAGCTATAAAATTACTTTTAGATACAGACAAAACCATATCTGAAATATCCGAAGAATTAGGCTTTTCACATACTAGGTATTTTAATAAACATTTTAAGAAACATTATAAATGTACCCCAATGCAATACAGAAAAAAGTATAAAGTAGATGAAGAAACTTATGAGAACCTAAAAGTTTATGAAAAATTAAAATTAAAGGATGCCTATGAATATTTAATGCATTATTTAGAGGACTATCCACGATTTAATTATGAAGGTAAAATTATAAAAATTAATGTGGATTTATCTAAAGATACAAATGAACTAGAAGAAATTTGGCATGATATTATTAATTTAGGCAGTGCTAAAGAAATATTAAAAGGAAACCATGGAGAACTTATAAAAGAATTTCAAAAATATGTAGAATGTGAATATGCAATTATACAAAATATATTTTCAAAGGATATGAATGTTTTCTCCACAGAAAAGGATAGATTTTTTAATTGGTATGAGATAAGACAAGTATTTGAATTTATATATGATTTAGATTTAAAACCTGCTATTTTAATAGATTTTAATAAATATGAAGTGAAATTTTTCTTAGCACTTTTTAAAGATTTTATGGATTATTTCACAGATTTTTTTGGTGATAAAGAAATTAAGAAATGGAGATTTTATTTAAAAAATTATTCAGATAAAAACAGTGATATTTTGGAGAGTTTTTTACAAGAATATGAGGATATAGAATTTGTAAATTGGGATTTAGATTACAAGGAAGTAAACAATATTTATGATACTGCATATATGCTTCCTTACATATTAAATCAATATTTAAATGAGAAGTCCAATGTAATTTTCTTAACTACTTTTGATGAAATATATGGAGGAGAGTACATAAATAACGAATTGTTTTACGGTGGTTCTGGAATAATAAATCGTCAAGGAATAAAAAAGCCTTCTTATTATGCTTACTATCTTTTATCTAAATTGGGCAATGAGGTAATAGAAAAAGGAGATGGATATATAATTACTAAAGAGGATGATGATATTCAAATTCTTGTTTATTCTCATAGTGAAGAATTAGAGTCTTTAATTTCTTTAGAGGATTTATACAAAAGAAGAGGCTTAAAAGAAACTGCAGAAAAGAAATTTTCTATAAATATAGCTGCGCTACCTTATAATTATAAGATCGTTACTTATAAAATAGATGAAGGCAAGGGATCTTCTTATAATAATTGGTTATCTATGGGGAGACCAAAGAGAATAGATGAGTATGAAAGAGATTTATTAATACAGAGTTCTGTGCCTAATATAAAATTAGGTTTTGCTAAAAAATCTCCTATATATAATATAGTTTCAAAGATAGAAGGATATGGAGCATTTTTATTTATATTGCAAAGAGTATAATAGATATATTTTTGTATAAAACTTTTTAAAAGTGAAGAAATTTTTAAGCAGAAAAAATATTATAAAGAACAATATAGACAAATGACATTTATTTATAAAATATCATATAAAAATATAATATTAAAATAGTACTAAATTATATATTGAAAAAGTACAAAAATACTTTTTGTATTTTGTTTGCTTAAAAATTTAAGTTAAATACAGTAAAAATGTGTACAAAAAGTACAAAAGCACCTTAAATAAGGTGTTTTTTTGTTTATTACTAAGAAATGGAATAAATCATAGTCCTTAATTATATACACTATACTCCTTAGCATAGTGAATGAAAATATATATTTAAAAGAATATAATATTAATATAAAGAAAATAAAAATATATTTTAAATTATAACCAATAATATATTTTAAAAATATGAAACATAGTAGGTTCTTTTAAAGTTTAAATACCTTTATATAAATATTAAATTTAAAATATTTTTTATTAAGTATTTTAAGAATCTATAAAAATAGATATTTAAATAAAATAATTTTTAATATATGTAAATAATATTGTTAATTTATATAAGATTATAATTTTAAAAAAAGGAGTGGATAACAAAATGAGTGCAAAAATATTACCTAAAAATACAAAATCTATTAGAACGGGGTGCTTATCATGGGAATTGACTATAAATTATTTTCAAAGGAAAAGGTAGAAAAAGCTTTATTAAAGTTTGCAATTCCAGCTATGATTTCTTTACTAGTTATGGAATTATATAATATGGTGGATACTTTTTTCGTAGGTTTGGCTATAGGTCCGAAAGCTATAGGAGCATTAACTGTGGCCTTTCCAGTGCAAAGACTTATGTCTTCACTAGGAATGATGATAGCAGTGGGTGCATCTACTGCAGTGGCTAGAAGTTTAGGAAAAAAAGATTATGATAATTTAAAATCAGTAATATTAAATGCTATAAATATTACTATAGTTATAATGTTAGTTTTAACTTTTGTAATTTCAATATTTAAAAAAGACATGATTACAGGCCTATTAGGTGCTAGTCAATCTATTTATCCCTATGCGGAGGAATACATTTCTATAGTGGTACTTGGTGGAACATTTCAAGCCTTAACTTTAGTTATTTGTTATATAATGACATCTTTAGGTTATACAAATATAACATTAAAAGCTACTTCAGTTGGAGCTATATTAAATGTTATAATTGACTATTTCTTAGTTATGCATTTAAATTTTGGAGTATCAGGAGCAGCTATAGCAACTGTGGTTTCACAAGCAGTTGGATTAGTATATGCGATATATAAGTTTAATAAGATTAAAAAGAAAATAGGATTAAATTTTAAATTGAATTTTGATCTTAAATTGGATATATTAAAGCCAATATTAGCAGTAGGTTTTTCAACCTTTATTATAGAAATATCTGATGCAGTGGTGGCAGTAATATTAAATAATATACTTTCTATTTATGGAGGCGATAAGGCGGTAATTATAGTAGGTGTAACTACTAAAATATCAATGTTCTTGTTTATAACAGTTATAGGTATAAGTTCGGCAATGCAACCTATAGCAGCTTTTAACTATGGTGCAAAAGATTTAGTTCGTGTAAAAGAAGTAGTTGTAAAGACTATAGTAGCTGTAACAGGAGCAACCTTAATATTATGGGCAGGAATGCTTATATTTGCAAGTCCTATTATAGGATTATTTTTAAAAGATCAGAGCCTTTTAGGTGAGACTGTAAAGGCTTTTAGAATAATAATATCCCTATTCCCAACTATAGGAATATATTATGTATCCATATATTATTATCAATCTATGGGTAAAGCAAGAACTTCACTTATACTATCTGTGTATAGACAAATGATAAT
Above is a window of Clostridium sporogenes DNA encoding:
- a CDS encoding helix-turn-helix domain-containing protein, translated to MPREFVEYTNDLPIKVSMQNIKRSPIHWHNAMEVIYVLEGSIKIIIETESHRVNKQEIGIINPEEAHSIKSITNNNKVLIFQIDTSFFNKYYDIENMFFYTDFSAPEAQKHEKYDVLRKYLSTLLCEIAQKGDNYEDVVEENLVDLLYHLINNFHYLIYDEEELKENEVQFERYDRIIKYIYSNYNNKISIQDIARLEFLSSHYLSNEMKNKVGYSFNDFVNLTRVEEAIKLLLDTDKTISEISEELGFSHTRYFNKHFKKHYKCTPMQYRKKYKVDEETYENLKVYEKLKLKDAYEYLMHYLEDYPRFNYEGKIIKINVDLSKDTNELEEIWHDIINLGSAKEILKGNHGELIKEFQKYVECEYAIIQNIFSKDMNVFSTEKDRFFNWYEIRQVFEFIYDLDLKPAILIDFNKYEVKFFLALFKDFMDYFTDFFGDKEIKKWRFYLKNYSDKNSDILESFLQEYEDIEFVNWDLDYKEVNNIYDTAYMLPYILNQYLNEKSNVIFLTTFDEIYGGEYINNELFYGGSGIINRQGIKKPSYYAYYLLSKLGNEVIEKGDGYIITKEDDDIQILVYSHSEELESLISLEDLYKRRGLKETAEKKFSINIAALPYNYKIVTYKIDEGKGSSYNNWLSMGRPKRIDEYERDLLIQSSVPNIKLGFAKKSPIYNIVSKIEGYGAFLFILQRV
- a CDS encoding MATE family efflux transporter; this translates as MGIDYKLFSKEKVEKALLKFAIPAMISLLVMELYNMVDTFFVGLAIGPKAIGALTVAFPVQRLMSSLGMMIAVGASTAVARSLGKKDYDNLKSVILNAINITIVIMLVLTFVISIFKKDMITGLLGASQSIYPYAEEYISIVVLGGTFQALTLVICYIMTSLGYTNITLKATSVGAILNVIIDYFLVMHLNFGVSGAAIATVVSQAVGLVYAIYKFNKIKKKIGLNFKLNFDLKLDILKPILAVGFSTFIIEISDAVVAVILNNILSIYGGDKAVIIVGVTTKISMFLFITVIGISSAMQPIAAFNYGAKDLVRVKEVVVKTIVAVTGATLILWAGMLIFASPIIGLFLKDQSLLGETVKAFRIIISLFPTIGIYYVSIYYYQSMGKARTSLILSVYRQMIIFIPLLFILIDKFNIMGAWIAYPISDLISAITGVIYVRVALKEKDKAIEAQEYERNRKDKAFKGRSLEAGGL